The segment CAGAAGATTATGAAGTGATCGTTGTCACGGGGACCAACGGGAAAACTTTAACAACGGCTTTGACTGTGAATATCTTGAAGCAGGAATATGATGAAGTCCTGACAAACCCCACAGGTGCCAATATGGTACAGGGGATCGTATCGACTTTCCTTTCTGCCAAACCAAAAAAAGGGCAAAAGAACTTTGCCGTATTAGAGATCGATGAAGCGAGCTTGAGCAAAGTCACTGAATACATCAAACCAAAATTATTCGTCTTTACGAATATTTTCCGAGATCAAATGGATCGTTACGGTGAAATTTATACTACTTATCGCTTGATCGTAGAAGGTGCGGCAAAATCACCTGATGCGACGATCTTAAGCAACGGCGATTCACCAATCTTCAATTCATTAGAGACGGTCAATCCCCGCAAATATTATGGTTTTGATCATTTGCCGGATGAAGAACAAATGGCTCACTACAATACTGACGGCGTATTGTGTCCTAACTGTCATCACATCCTGCATTACAAAATGATCACTTATGCAAATCTTGGTAAATATTATTGTCCAAATTGCGGCTTCCACCGTCCTGAATTGGACTACCGTTTGACTAAAATGGTGGCGATGGACAATACTTCTGCTGATTTCATCATCGATGGTCAAGAATATGGGATCGCAGTCGGCGGTATGTACAATGTTTATAATGCGTTGGCCGCGACAGCAGTTGCTGAGTATTACGGTGTCGCACCGGAAAAAATCAAAGCTGGGCTAGCTTATGATGAAAAAGTCTTCGGACGTCAAGAAGTGATCGAGATCGACGGCAAAAAATGCACATTGGTGTTAGTAAAAAATCCGGTTGGTCTCAATCAAGTTATTGATATGATCGGCTTATCACCTTATGAATTTTCTTTAGTCTGTCTTTTGAACGCCAATTATGCTGACGGAATCGATATCAGTTGGATCTGGGACGGAAATCACGAAGCATTTGCTGCGATGGATATCCCTAAAGTGATCGCAGGCGGTGAACGGCATGAAGACATGGCACTGCGTCTTAAAGTCGCTGGTATCCCAGAAGAGAATTTGTCTGAGACCAAAGACCTCGATGAAGTGATCGAAGACATCAAGTCACTGCCGACAGAACATGTATATATCTTGGCGACATATACAGCTGTCTTGCAATTACGGAAAAAATTAGCTGAAAAAGGTTATATCAAAGGAGGAATGGATCGTGGGTAAGTATGAATTATCCCTCGCCCATCTTTACGGCAATCTTTTGAACACATATGGCGACAACGGAAATCTATTGATGCTGCAATATTTTGCTAAAAAATTAGGTATCGATATGACTACCGAAGTCGTAAGTATCCATCAGGAATTCGATCCTGAAAAATATGATCTGGTTTTCTTTGGCGGCGGTCAGGATTTTGAACAGTTGATCGTTTCTCAAGATATCCAAGACAAAAAAGAAGCATTGATCAAATATATCGAAGATGAAGGCGTAATGTTAGCGATCTGCGGCGGCTATCAATTATTAGGACATTACTATATGGGCGCCCAAGGTGAAAAAATCGAAGGAATCGGTGCGTTGGATCACTATACATTGAGTCAAGACAACAACCGCTTTATCGGAGATATCGTGATCCACAACGAAGAATTCAACGAAACATATTATGGTTTTGAAAATCATAATGGTCGGACTTTCCTAGGAAAAGGCGAACGACCATTGGGCAAAGTAGTGGACGGACA is part of the Enterococcus mediterraneensis genome and harbors:
- a CDS encoding Mur ligase family protein; translation: MGLRSQLAITVGKTSQWFLKTFLKGGSSYPGKLALKIDPNILQHFSEDYEVIVVTGTNGKTLTTALTVNILKQEYDEVLTNPTGANMVQGIVSTFLSAKPKKGQKNFAVLEIDEASLSKVTEYIKPKLFVFTNIFRDQMDRYGEIYTTYRLIVEGAAKSPDATILSNGDSPIFNSLETVNPRKYYGFDHLPDEEQMAHYNTDGVLCPNCHHILHYKMITYANLGKYYCPNCGFHRPELDYRLTKMVAMDNTSADFIIDGQEYGIAVGGMYNVYNALAATAVAEYYGVAPEKIKAGLAYDEKVFGRQEVIEIDGKKCTLVLVKNPVGLNQVIDMIGLSPYEFSLVCLLNANYADGIDISWIWDGNHEAFAAMDIPKVIAGGERHEDMALRLKVAGIPEENLSETKDLDEVIEDIKSLPTEHVYILATYTAVLQLRKKLAEKGYIKGGMDRG
- a CDS encoding type 1 glutamine amidotransferase; translation: MGKYELSLAHLYGNLLNTYGDNGNLLMLQYFAKKLGIDMTTEVVSIHQEFDPEKYDLVFFGGGQDFEQLIVSQDIQDKKEALIKYIEDEGVMLAICGGYQLLGHYYMGAQGEKIEGIGALDHYTLSQDNNRFIGDIVIHNEEFNETYYGFENHNGRTFLGKGERPLGKVVDGHGNNGEDQSEGVIYKNVYGSYFHGPLLARNEQLAYRLLKTALENKYGKDVVLPTLEEIA